The sequence below is a genomic window from Sphingobacterium sp. ML3W.
AAGCGTTACAGGCGGGTACATCACATTTTCTAGGTCAGAACTTTGCAAAAGCTTTTGATGTGAAATTCACTTCTAAAGAAGGTAAGTTAGAACATGTATGGGCTACATCATGGGGTGTTTCTACGCGTTTGATGGGTGCTTTAGTGATGGCGCACTCTGACGATCTAGGCTTAGTATTACCTCCAATGCTTGCTCCAATTCAAGTTGTGGTCGTTCCGATTTTTAAAACGGCGGAAGAGAAGCAGGCAATCGATACATTTATCGATGCTTTGTCTACCGAATTAAAAGCTAAAAATATCTCTATTAAATACGATGACCGCGATACACAAAGACCTGGGTTCAAATTTGCAGAATGGGAATTGAAGGGAGTACCATTGCGCTTAGCAGTTGGTGCACGTGATATGCAAAACGGTACGGTAGAATTAGCAAGACGCGATACCCAGACAAAAGAAACAGTTGAACAAGCTGGTTTAGGCACTCGAATCGAAGCGTTATTGACAGAAATTCAAGAGAATATCTTCCAGAAAGCATTGGATTATAGAGATTCACATATTACAGAAGTAAATTCATACGATGAATTTAAAGAAGTATTAGAAACGAAAGCGGGCTTTATCTCTTGTCATTGGGATGGAACAGTAGAAACAGAGAAACTCGTTAAAGAAGAAACTAAAGCGACTATTCGTTGTATCCCTTTAGATGCAAAAGAAGAAGCAGGGGTTTGTATTTTCACAGGCAAGCCATCAACGAAACGTGTTTTATTTGCGAAAGCATATTAATTATAGTAAATTCATAACTCATGCGTTATCTTATATTAGGTTGTGGATGGGTAGGCGAGTTTGTTGCTAAGTTATGGTTGGAAGAAGGACATGAAGTCTGGGCTTCGACCACTACGGAAGAAAAATACCATCGGTTAGTAGCCGATGGTATTTTTGTGTTTAAACAGAATTTTGACGAACAAGCTACTCCCGCTATCGATTTACCGACGGACTTTGATTATATCTTGGTCAGTATCCCGGCAACAAATAAATCAACACAAGACGAGTTGACTAGTCGATTTATTCGGGTATGTGATTTTTTGTCTGGAGTCAAATACCAAAAGATGATCTTCTTAAGCTCTATTGGCATCTATCCTGATGTTTCCAGAGAAATCGATGAGGATACCTTTGAAGATGAGGAACTTCAAGCAAAACTTTTAAGCGCAGAAAAAGCGATAAGTCGATTTCCACGTACCCATATTTACCGGTTAGGTGGGTTATTTGGTCAAAATCGCATATTTGCAAAATATTTTCAATCCAAAGTGTGTAGCACAGGTGATCAACCAGCAAACTTTATTCATCTGGAAGATGTGGCAGCACTGATCCGTGCTGGTTTTATCAAGCCATTGCAGCATACCCTGTACAATGTGGTATGTCCGCAGCATCCCTCAAAGAAAGATGTTATTTTGGCATCAGCACATAAATATGGTTTTGAACAACCAAGCGCTTTCATTGCCGGAGCATCATTTCAAAAAATTGTTAAATCGACACGCTTGCAAAATGACCTGAATTATACTTTTCAATATGAATCTCCGTTAGATTTTTAATAAATTTACGTTTTACGAATTACATTTAAATATCATTAATATGGCATATAAATTTGCAACTAAGGCGATTCATGCTGGTCAACAATCGGACCCTACAACGGGTGCGGTGATGACTCCTATATATCAGACATCCACTTACCAACAAGCCTCTCCTGGAGAACATAAAGGATATGAGTACTCAAGAGGAACTAATCCTACACGTAAGGCTTTGGAAGATTGTTTGGCAGCGCTAGAAAACGGGCAACATGGCCTCGCATTTTCAAGTGGTATGGCAGCGACAGACTGTGTTTTGCGTTTGCTGAAACCAGGCGACGAAGTAGTAACAGGTGATGATCTCTATGGTGGTTCTTATCGTATTTTTACAAAAGTATATGAGGTGTATGGTATTACCTTCAAATTTGTCAATACTTCAGATGTGGAGGCCGTACGTGCAGCAATCTCTGATAAGACTAAATTGATTTGGGTTGAAACACCAACGAACCCGACATTAAAACTGGCGGATATCGAAGCTATTGGACAGGTGGCAAAAGAGAAAAAAGTACTTTATGTCGTGGACAACACCTTTGCTTCTCCTTATCTGCAGAATCCGTTGGATCTAGGAGCGGATATTGTCATGCACTCCGCAACCAAATACATCAATGGTCACTCGGATGTCGTCATGGGCGCATTGGTCATGAATTCTGATGAGCTATATAAGCAGTTGTTCTTCTTTTACAACGCCGTAGGGGGCACTCCTGGTCCACAGGACTCTTTCCTAGCACTTCGTGGTATCAAAACTTTACATTTACGTATGGAAGCGCATTGTGCTAATGGACGTAAAGTAGCGGAGTACCTAAAAAATCATCCCAAAGTTGAAAAAATATATTGGCCAGGTTTTGAAGACCATCCAGGACATGAAATTGCTAAAAAGCAAATGCGTGATTTTGGAGGTATGATTTCCATTGTTCTGAAAGGTGCTGATTTGAAAGAAACATTCCGTATTTCTTCGCAATTCAAAGTATTTACCTTGGCAGAGTCCTTAGGAGGAGTAGAATCATTGATCAACCATCCAGCAACCATGACACACGGCTCAATTCCGAAAGAAATACGTGAAAAAGTGGGCGTTGTCGATAATTTGATCCGGATATCTGTCGGAATAGAAGATGCGGATGATCTGATTGCAGATCTTGAGCAAGCTTTAGTATAAATATAGATAGAAAAAAGAATGACCATCAGTTCCCGCTTACAATTTGTGCGCTGGTGCTGATGGTTTTTAGTTGATATAAATGGCAGATTTTAATATTAAGGATTTTTTAGATAAGAAAGTCGAAGAGTATAATCAACCTAATTTTATTCCGAATGATCCAATCTGCATACCTCACCGCTTCCAAAAGCAAGAGGATGTTGAAATTATGGGTTTTATAGCGGCAATTTTAGCTTGGGGACAACGGAAGACCATCATTAATAAATGCACGGAACTGATCGAGCGGATGGACGGGAGCCCACATGATTTCATCATGAACCATCAAGACACCGATCTTAAGCAATTACTGGGTTTTAAGCACCGCACGTTTAATGACACCGATCTATTGTATTTTATTCAGTTTTTCCGATACCATTATAGTCACTTTCCTTCTTTGGAAGATGCTTTTTTAATCGGTCAGGAAAACTCCAAGAACGTTATTCTTGAAAAAGCTTTGGATGAGTTTAAAAATTATTTTTTTTCAATGCCCGATTTTCCGGTAAGAACAAGAAAGCATATCAGTTCTCCTGCTCAAAAATCGAGTGTTAAACGCATCAATATGTTTTTGAGGTGGATGGTGCGCAAGGATGATAAAGGTGTAGATTTTGGGATTTGGAAACGGTTGAATCAAAAGGACCTCATCTGTCCATGTGATGTGCATGTGGAGCGTGTGGCTCGTAAATTTGGATTGATTACCTTAGATAAGGTCAATTGGAAAACAGCGCTGGAACTAACGGGTAATTTAAGACAGTTGGATCCACTGGATCCAGTAAAATATGATTTTGCCTTGTTTGGTCTAGGGGTAGAAAGAGAGCTTTAAAACAGATCCGAGAGCAATGGTTGTCGGATCTGTTTTGCACCCCTTACGAGGTGTTAAGGGGTGTAATATTCTTTTATCGCATCAATGAATTGCTGTAGAACCGGATGTTGGCTTTGATGGTCATAGGCTAAAATAACCTCAGTCTGAATATCCTGTTCTTTTAACGGATGGAAATCCAAGGCCAATTCCGTTTGCTGTTGTGATACCGAAGTGGGGGCAAACGCAATCCCCAATCCATTAGCCACAAGTTCCAATATGGAATGCATGGTGTTGCACTCATGTGCAATTTGAGGATGAAAACCGATACGGTTTGC
It includes:
- the proS gene encoding proline--tRNA ligase, with the translated sequence MGKGITSRAEDYSQWYNDLVIKADLAEYAAVRGCMVIKPYGYAIWERMQAVLDKKFKDTGHSNAYFPLFIPKSFFSKEASHVEGFATECAVVTHYRLKNDGNGNIIVDEDAKLEEELIVRPTSETIIWNTYRGWIESYRDLPILVNQWANVVRWEMRTRLFLRTTEFLWQEGHTAHATQEEAIEETEKMLHVYGDFVEKYLGVPVIRGRKTENERFAGAIDTYCIEALMQDGKALQAGTSHFLGQNFAKAFDVKFTSKEGKLEHVWATSWGVSTRLMGALVMAHSDDLGLVLPPMLAPIQVVVVPIFKTAEEKQAIDTFIDALSTELKAKNISIKYDDRDTQRPGFKFAEWELKGVPLRLAVGARDMQNGTVELARRDTQTKETVEQAGLGTRIEALLTEIQENIFQKALDYRDSHITEVNSYDEFKEVLETKAGFISCHWDGTVETEKLVKEETKATIRCIPLDAKEEAGVCIFTGKPSTKRVLFAKAY
- a CDS encoding GDP-L-fucose synthase, with the translated sequence MRYLILGCGWVGEFVAKLWLEEGHEVWASTTTEEKYHRLVADGIFVFKQNFDEQATPAIDLPTDFDYILVSIPATNKSTQDELTSRFIRVCDFLSGVKYQKMIFLSSIGIYPDVSREIDEDTFEDEELQAKLLSAEKAISRFPRTHIYRLGGLFGQNRIFAKYFQSKVCSTGDQPANFIHLEDVAALIRAGFIKPLQHTLYNVVCPQHPSKKDVILASAHKYGFEQPSAFIAGASFQKIVKSTRLQNDLNYTFQYESPLDF
- a CDS encoding cystathionine gamma-synthase, with the protein product MAYKFATKAIHAGQQSDPTTGAVMTPIYQTSTYQQASPGEHKGYEYSRGTNPTRKALEDCLAALENGQHGLAFSSGMAATDCVLRLLKPGDEVVTGDDLYGGSYRIFTKVYEVYGITFKFVNTSDVEAVRAAISDKTKLIWVETPTNPTLKLADIEAIGQVAKEKKVLYVVDNTFASPYLQNPLDLGADIVMHSATKYINGHSDVVMGALVMNSDELYKQLFFFYNAVGGTPGPQDSFLALRGIKTLHLRMEAHCANGRKVAEYLKNHPKVEKIYWPGFEDHPGHEIAKKQMRDFGGMISIVLKGADLKETFRISSQFKVFTLAESLGGVESLINHPATMTHGSIPKEIREKVGVVDNLIRISVGIEDADDLIADLEQALV
- a CDS encoding TIGR02757 family protein — encoded protein: MADFNIKDFLDKKVEEYNQPNFIPNDPICIPHRFQKQEDVEIMGFIAAILAWGQRKTIINKCTELIERMDGSPHDFIMNHQDTDLKQLLGFKHRTFNDTDLLYFIQFFRYHYSHFPSLEDAFLIGQENSKNVILEKALDEFKNYFFSMPDFPVRTRKHISSPAQKSSVKRINMFLRWMVRKDDKGVDFGIWKRLNQKDLICPCDVHVERVARKFGLITLDKVNWKTALELTGNLRQLDPLDPVKYDFALFGLGVEREL